The following are encoded together in the Misgurnus anguillicaudatus chromosome 14, ASM2758022v2, whole genome shotgun sequence genome:
- the LOC129427609 gene encoding opioid growth factor receptor-like protein 1 — protein MRLVKFLKVCLCGLRNLFWWLTLFPRKAMFWQKKSDSDSDDGCEYDSTWEDEVKTFKKKKKNLFTSSRRNMYAARDMQEFRRSCTILDDSTPKMRKTSFSHSPTTRYQDHFYNLDFYKGLMRSVPDGVSIYEFHKEWKGKYDRLERVHSYIQWLFPIQEKGMNWEAHVLTKEEIKLFRKDKAAKDNLLKSYELMLDFYGIRLVNSYTGEVTRAYNWRERFDNLNRNTHNNLRITRILKCLGTLGFERFQEKLVRFFLQETLVENRLPNVKQSVLDYFIFAVLNKSERKDLIRFAFCHYQPRKDFVWGPKKILSCTAMYDCASNETDVSGYESKAYEERKRTPSSSSNTEDNSRNFTNGQKSESSQSNHAMCEENPGDQKTSNKGKDKGQVKGEDHQVSSKSPQGGEKNGVGSHVLNRHKSNIF, from the exons ATGCGCCTTGTCAAGTTTTTAAAAGTTTGTCTTTGTGGTCTGAGAAACTTATTTTGGTGGCTAACGTTATTTCCAAGAAAAGCAATGTTTTGGCAGAAGAAGTCCGACTCGGACTCTGATGATGGTTGTGAGTATGACTCCACGTGGGAGGACGAAGTTAAAACTTTCAAAAAGAAG AAAAAGAATCTGTTCACAAGTAGTCGCAGGAACATGTATGCTGCAAGGGACATGCAAGAGTTTCGGCGTAGTTGCACA ATCTTGGATGACAGCACACCAAaa ATGAGGAAAACCTCTTTCAGTCACTCTCCAACAACCCGTTACCAG GATCACTTCTACAACCTGGACTTTTATAAAGGTTTAATGAGATCAGTGCCAGATG GTGTAAGCATTTATGAATTTCATAAAGAATGGAAGGGTAAATATGATAGACTGGAAAGGGTTCACTCCTATATTCAGTG GTTGTTTCCAATACAAGAGAAAGGGATGAATTGGGAAGCACATGTCCTTACAAAAGAAGAAATTAAG CTTTTTCGTAAAGACAAAGCAGCCAAGGACAATTTGTTGAAATCATATGAACTCATGTTGGATTTCTACGGTATACGCTTGGTCAATAGTTACACTGGAGAGGTAACACGTGCTTATAACTGGAGGGAACGATTTGACAACCTGAACAG AAATACGCACAACAACCTTCGGATTACACGCATCCTGAAGTGTCTTGGGACGCTCGGATTTGAGCGTTTTCAGGAAAAACTGGTCAGGTTTTTTCTCCAAGAAACTCTTGTAGAGAACAGGCTTCCAAATGTGAAACAAAGTGTACTAGATTACTTCATATTTGCTGTTTTAAACAAGTCAGAAAGAAAGGATCTGATTAGGTTTGCCTTTTGTCATTATCAGCCTAGAAAAGATTTTGTGTGGGGACCCAAAAAGATTCTGTCATGCACAGCAATGTATGACTGTGCAAGCAATGAAACCGATGTTTCAGGATATGAATCTAAAGCATATGAGGAAAGGAAAAGAACACCTAGTAGCAGCAGTAACACCGAAGATAATTCTAGAAATTTTACCAATGGGCAAAAAAGTGAGTCCAGTCAGAGCAATCATGCAATGTGTGAAGAAAACCCAGGTGATCAGAAAACCTCCAATAAAGGAAAGGATAAAGGGCAAGTTAAAGGTGAAGACCATCAGGTCAGCTCAAAGAGTCCACAAGGTGGAGAGAAAAATGGTGTTGGTAGTCATGTTCTGAATCGCCATAAGTCTAATATTTTTTGA